One window from the genome of Mycolicibacterium gadium encodes:
- a CDS encoding AAA family ATPase: MARSDLVIDLVEAQQSGDVARFRMLVEAIIAEERNNQHHLVADRLSELITTAGARSLLARDDTARQVADLVTEIVPKRRLSEVHLAPAITAAVAEVIEEHHRSELLRSHGLEPRNRILLEGPPGNGKTSLAEALAAELMVPFYAVRYEGVVSSFLGETTSRIDHVFEFARTRRCVLFFDEFDTIAKERADAHETGEIKRVVSTLLLQIDRLPSHVVAVCATNHGELLDRAAWRRFQVRLTLPPPSRTQATAFLEQLRMRLGGNLGMAPRTLADKLAGASYADIEEFALDVMRRYVLSLPDGRVENVVRERLKQRNAMREM; encoded by the coding sequence ATGGCGAGGTCTGACCTGGTGATTGATCTGGTCGAGGCCCAGCAGAGTGGCGACGTCGCCCGCTTTCGCATGCTGGTGGAGGCGATCATCGCCGAGGAGCGCAACAATCAGCATCATCTTGTGGCCGATCGTCTGTCTGAATTGATCACCACCGCTGGTGCGCGCAGTCTGCTCGCCCGTGATGACACTGCTCGGCAGGTCGCTGATCTGGTCACCGAAATAGTGCCTAAGCGGCGATTATCGGAGGTGCATTTGGCGCCGGCCATCACGGCTGCGGTGGCCGAGGTCATCGAAGAGCATCACCGTAGCGAGCTCCTGCGCAGCCACGGCTTGGAACCCCGTAACAGAATCCTCTTGGAAGGACCGCCTGGCAACGGCAAAACCTCGCTTGCTGAAGCACTGGCGGCGGAGTTGATGGTGCCGTTCTACGCCGTTCGTTACGAGGGGGTTGTGTCCAGCTTCCTTGGAGAGACCACGAGTCGAATCGATCACGTTTTCGAGTTCGCGCGGACTCGGCGCTGCGTGCTCTTTTTCGACGAGTTCGACACCATCGCCAAAGAGCGCGCCGACGCGCACGAAACCGGCGAGATTAAGCGCGTCGTTTCGACGCTGCTCCTCCAGATCGATCGCTTGCCTTCCCACGTCGTTGCCGTGTGCGCGACCAATCATGGCGAACTGCTCGACCGTGCCGCATGGCGCCGCTTTCAGGTGCGGTTAACACTGCCTCCCCCGTCGCGCACACAGGCTACGGCTTTTCTGGAGCAGCTGCGTATGCGGCTCGGCGGGAACCTCGGTATGGCGCCGCGCACCCTCGCCGACAAGCTTGCCGGCGCCAGCTACGCAGACATTGAGGAGTTCGCGCTGGATGTCATGCGGCGCTATGTGTTGTCCCTCCCCGATGGGCGTGTGGAGAATGTTGTGCGGGAGCGGCTAAAGCAGCGCAACGCCATGAGGGAGATGTGA
- a CDS encoding antitoxin VbhA family protein, translating into MTESKKLKRRVKAVRAIRRSTELEGSSSTAATRADQDAYARGRITAAELGERVRRRYNVK; encoded by the coding sequence GTGACCGAGTCGAAGAAGCTCAAGCGCCGGGTCAAGGCTGTCCGAGCGATCCGCCGCAGCACCGAGCTGGAGGGCTCGAGCAGCACCGCCGCCACGCGTGCCGACCAGGACGCATACGCGCGCGGCCGCATCACGGCCGCAGAGCTGGGTGAGCGCGTGCGCCGCCGCTACAACGTCAAGTAG